A genomic stretch from Chitinophagaceae bacterium includes:
- a CDS encoding UDP-3-O-(3-hydroxymyristoyl)glucosamine N-acyltransferase: MKFPSPVAVQWIAELIDARVTGNVNGQATGINEIHKVEAGDLVFVDHPKYYDKCINSAASFIIINKEADVPEGKALLICADPFEAYVKIVRHFRPFTVSHQLISESATIGEGTVLMPGAFVGHHVSIGKNCIIYPNVSINDYTVIGNNVIIQSGTVIGSDAFYYNTKKNREVWYKKMESCGRVVIEDDVEIGAACTIDRGVSHDTVIGRGTKFDNQVHIGHDSIIGKNCLFAAQVGVAGAVNIKDGVVLWGQVGVSKTLTIGENAVVFAQSGVPDSIEGNRTYFGTPVEDALQKKKELVWVKRIPEMWEKLKNL, from the coding sequence ATGAAGTTTCCTTCACCGGTAGCGGTACAATGGATAGCAGAATTAATCGATGCGAGAGTTACAGGAAATGTAAACGGACAGGCAACCGGGATCAATGAAATACATAAAGTGGAAGCGGGTGATCTTGTGTTTGTTGATCACCCGAAATATTATGATAAGTGTATTAATTCAGCAGCATCCTTTATTATTATTAATAAAGAAGCAGATGTGCCGGAGGGAAAGGCATTGCTCATTTGTGCTGATCCATTTGAAGCGTATGTAAAAATTGTCAGGCATTTCAGGCCGTTTACGGTATCTCATCAACTCATCAGTGAATCAGCAACCATTGGTGAAGGAACAGTTCTTATGCCCGGTGCATTTGTAGGACATCATGTTAGCATCGGAAAGAATTGTATCATTTACCCCAATGTTTCCATCAATGATTATACGGTTATTGGAAATAATGTAATCATTCAATCAGGTACAGTAATCGGCAGTGATGCATTTTATTACAATACCAAAAAGAACCGTGAGGTATGGTATAAAAAAATGGAAAGCTGCGGAAGAGTGGTGATTGAAGATGATGTGGAAATTGGTGCTGCATGCACTATTGATAGAGGAGTGAGTCATGATACAGTGATTGGCCGTGGTACTAAATTTGACAACCAGGTTCATATCGGGCACGACAGTATTATTGGGAAAAACTGTTTGTTTGCTGCTCAGGTTGGAGTAGCGGGTGCAGTTAATATTAAAGATGGTGTTGTATTATGGGGTCAGGTAGGTGTAAGTAAAACCTTAACCATCGGAGAAAATGCAGTGGTGTTTGCACAAAGCGGCGTACCTGATTCGATTGAAGGGAACAGAACTTATTTTGGAACACCTGTTGAAGATGCTCTGCAGAAAAAAAAGGAATTGGTTTGGGTAAAACGTATTCCTGAAATGTGGGAGAAACTCAAAAATTTATAA
- a CDS encoding YicC family protein, with product MIKSMTGFGRMEEATGDKTFLVEIKSLNGKQFELNLKLTPLLRPYEFNIRSLLSEQLMRGTIDCTIMLKQNGGNGAITINKEMAKAYFQPLKEVAADLNIQLSEYVVAALLRLPDVVVPNTDVLSTEQWEQFREILKKALEAINNHRKLEGAALEKDLIERIRNIESHQEKITALEPARQVKMKEELRRKMEEQLGKENYDANRLEQEMIYYIEKIDISEEQVRLRNHCEYFINILKEEGESKGKKLGFVLQEIGREINTTGAKAYDTAIQKLVVLMKDELEKAKEQVLNVL from the coding sequence ATGATAAAATCAATGACAGGTTTTGGTAGAATGGAGGAGGCAACAGGAGATAAAACCTTTTTAGTAGAAATTAAATCCCTCAACGGAAAACAATTCGAACTGAATTTAAAACTTACGCCGTTATTACGTCCTTACGAATTTAACATCCGCAGCCTTTTATCAGAACAGTTAATGCGTGGTACTATTGATTGTACCATTATGCTGAAACAGAATGGAGGCAATGGCGCCATCACCATCAATAAAGAAATGGCCAAAGCCTATTTTCAGCCATTGAAAGAAGTAGCTGCCGATTTAAATATTCAACTCAGTGAATATGTTGTAGCTGCCCTGCTTCGCCTGCCTGATGTAGTAGTACCCAATACCGATGTGTTAAGTACAGAACAATGGGAACAGTTCAGAGAAATACTGAAGAAAGCACTGGAAGCAATCAATAACCACCGCAAACTGGAAGGCGCCGCATTGGAAAAAGATTTGATTGAGCGAATCAGGAATATAGAAAGTCACCAGGAAAAAATAACTGCACTGGAACCTGCCCGCCAGGTAAAAATGAAAGAAGAGCTCCGTCGTAAAATGGAAGAACAGCTCGGAAAAGAAAACTATGACGCCAACAGGCTGGAGCAGGAGATGATCTATTATATCGAAAAAATCGACATCAGTGAAGAACAGGTTCGTCTCCGCAACCACTGCGAATACTTCATTAACATACTGAAAGAAGAAGGTGAGTCAAAAGGAAAGAAACTCGGTTTTGTATTGCAGGAAATTGGCCGTGAGATCAATACAACCGGAGCGAAAGCATATGATACAGCCATTCAGAAATTAGTGGTACTAATGAAAGACGAACTGGAGAAAGCAAAAGAACAGGTGTTGAATGTGCTGTAA
- a CDS encoding gliding motility lipoprotein GldH, giving the protein MKHQSVLLFAVTFSLLSIGFSSCTSMDTFEKNVQIPGHEWSYSNQPEINFTITDTISPYNVFVTLRHTDAYSYKNIWLFISTRQPGDSSFQKERFELTLQNQNGEWIGTGMNDIWEVRYPLFSNIRFTKQGSYSIRLQQTMRDNPLLHIMNAGIRIEKAN; this is encoded by the coding sequence TTGAAACATCAGTCAGTCCTTCTCTTTGCTGTTACATTTAGTTTATTGTCCATCGGCTTTTCTTCCTGTACCAGTATGGATACTTTTGAAAAAAATGTTCAGATCCCCGGGCACGAATGGAGTTACAGCAACCAGCCTGAAATCAATTTTACAATAACCGATACGATTTCTCCTTATAATGTTTTTGTAACCCTACGGCATACAGATGCATATTCTTATAAAAACATCTGGCTATTTATTTCAACCCGTCAACCGGGCGACAGCAGTTTTCAGAAAGAACGTTTTGAACTGACCCTTCAAAATCAAAACGGTGAATGGATCGGAACGGGCATGAATGATATCTGGGAAGTACGTTACCCTTTATTCAGCAATATCCGTTTTACAAAACAGGGAAGCTATAGCATTCGTTTACAGCAAACCATGCGTGATAATCCACTTCTTCATATTATGAATGCAGGCATTCGCATTGAAAAAGCAAACTAA
- a CDS encoding two-component sensor histidine kinase translates to MAYTNKVFRFGNFSFWFWILFIYILAALIWWFVSLERQSSEMSDLKLLLLKKDDPQYIIKQKELQEYRKRQTAKFAGEGLTFLALIVTGAGFVYRSIRKQIEVSSLQQNFMMAITHELKTPIATTRLSLETLLRRKLDDVQQQKLLLSALSETNRLNILTNNILLASQMEEKTFQRENEQLNLADIVETVVNDYKNRFPQRRIEATADKDLYIDGDELLMQIALSNLIDNALKYAPKESPVYVDLMEDEYHIQIKVSDEGPGIADEEKRKIFQKFYRSGSENTRKAKGTGLGLYLTKKIIEQHNGDIFVMNNTPSGSIFVIQF, encoded by the coding sequence ATGGCCTACACCAATAAAGTTTTTCGCTTTGGAAATTTTTCTTTCTGGTTCTGGATCCTGTTTATTTATATACTAGCAGCGCTTATATGGTGGTTTGTTTCACTGGAACGCCAAAGCAGTGAGATGAGCGACCTGAAATTACTCTTACTCAAAAAAGATGATCCCCAATACATTATTAAACAGAAAGAATTACAAGAGTACAGGAAAAGACAAACAGCAAAATTTGCCGGAGAGGGATTAACGTTTCTTGCGTTAATAGTAACCGGTGCCGGTTTTGTTTACCGCTCTATCCGCAAACAGATTGAAGTATCATCCCTGCAGCAAAACTTCATGATGGCCATTACACACGAATTAAAAACGCCCATCGCCACCACAAGGTTAAGCCTGGAAACATTACTCAGGCGAAAACTGGATGATGTACAGCAACAGAAATTACTGCTTAGTGCTTTGTCAGAAACCAACCGCCTGAATATTCTTACCAATAACATTTTGCTGGCTTCTCAAATGGAAGAGAAAACTTTTCAGCGGGAGAATGAACAGTTAAACCTGGCTGATATTGTTGAAACAGTTGTGAATGATTACAAGAACCGGTTCCCACAAAGAAGAATAGAAGCTACCGCAGATAAAGACCTTTATATAGATGGGGATGAACTGCTGATGCAGATTGCACTGAGCAACCTGATTGATAATGCATTGAAATATGCGCCTAAAGAAAGCCCTGTTTACGTTGATTTGATGGAAGATGAATATCATATCCAGATAAAAGTAAGTGATGAAGGGCCCGGGATTGCAGATGAAGAGAAAAGAAAAATCTTTCAGAAGTTTTACCGCAGTGGTAGTGAAAATACAAGAAAAGCAAAAGGAACAGGGTTAGGTCTGTATTTAACCAAAAAAATCATTGAGCAGCATAATGGCGATATCTTTGTGATGAATAATACCCCAAGTGGGAGTATTTTTGTGATTCAGTTTTAA
- a CDS encoding response regulator transcription factor, with protein sequence MNGSNKASILLVEDEEHLQDALKLNIELEGYEVTTANDGVAALKAIENEYFDLIIMDVMMPEMDGISTTESIRIRKNEVPILILSAKNTSYDRVLGLKKGADDYLTKPFNLEELLLRVEKLIHKNKKIHDKDSIGDTYKFGKNSIDFKAQEATNFKGEKIQLSKKENMLLQLLIENQNEVVTREKILQQVWGYNVYPTTRTIDNFILNFRKYFEEDSRNPVYFHSARGVGYRFVNEA encoded by the coding sequence ATGAACGGTTCGAATAAGGCATCCATATTACTGGTAGAAGATGAAGAGCATTTACAGGATGCATTGAAATTAAATATTGAACTGGAAGGGTACGAAGTAACAACAGCCAACGATGGAGTTGCAGCCCTCAAAGCAATAGAAAATGAATACTTCGACCTCATCATTATGGATGTAATGATGCCTGAAATGGATGGCATCAGTACTACAGAAAGTATACGCATCCGCAAAAACGAGGTTCCCATTCTGATACTGAGCGCCAAGAATACATCCTACGACAGGGTTTTGGGATTAAAGAAAGGGGCAGATGATTATCTCACCAAACCTTTTAATCTCGAAGAATTACTGCTGCGGGTAGAGAAACTGATTCATAAGAATAAAAAAATTCACGATAAGGACAGCATTGGCGATACCTACAAGTTTGGTAAGAACAGTATTGATTTTAAAGCACAGGAAGCCACCAACTTCAAAGGCGAAAAAATTCAGCTGAGCAAAAAAGAAAACATGCTGCTGCAGCTGCTCATTGAAAACCAGAACGAAGTGGTAACCCGTGAAAAGATTTTACAGCAGGTTTGGGGTTATAATGTGTACCCTACCACAAGAACCATTGATAACTTCATACTCAACTTCCGCAAGTATTTTGAAGAAGACAGCCGCAACCCTGTTTATTTCCATTCGGCAAGAGGGGTTGGGTACAGGTTTGTGAATGAAGCATAA
- a CDS encoding protein BatD, with the protein MCSITAVSAQVKFSVIPSKTVVRQHEIFQLQFVVEGATEVDEFKPPAFRNFEQLSGLDQSTGWTWVNGSLSEYVSYTVTLRAKLKGKLPIASAVVRAKGKLLTSAPFVIVVIDAATTDQASTSQEEEKPDYYLMPGENVKDKVAKNLFIRATIDKHTCYVGQPILATFKLFTRLDSESKVLKRPSLNGFSVIDLEQPEAGIFSKEMVNGKLFNCYLIRKVQLFPLQSGLLIIEPVEIENIVRMIKVKTRNSKETSSWLDAMMEKMKDSEISSDDIIQEKLTLKSDELKVNVLELPEKDKPETFNGAVGKFTMEAGLLKNEIAANDNATLRIIIKGSGNIPMITVPTVNWPAGVDSFEAKLNEEIDKTTSPISGTKTFDIPFSVSKRGLIQIPAVRFSYFDEKTKSYETITTDTLQLNVTAAVKQKVIVNTNDPVTAKEETGMDLWLAGAGGFVLLAGGIFFFVTRKKKEVKEFAAVIEKEVEVKPRMTVAEFLQPAVYVQDGLHHKQFYTLLMEGVRQFFNDRLSLQLNSNGNSHIIEALKQKHCTDLAEQFQQIISGCEMVVFSGVVMNDSKDQLLQQAVELMTEADRRI; encoded by the coding sequence ATGTGTTCAATTACTGCTGTATCTGCACAGGTAAAATTTTCAGTAATACCCAGTAAAACTGTTGTGCGGCAACATGAAATTTTTCAATTGCAATTTGTGGTAGAGGGAGCAACAGAAGTAGACGAATTTAAACCGCCTGCTTTTCGCAATTTTGAACAACTGAGCGGATTAGATCAGTCAACCGGATGGACATGGGTGAACGGTTCTCTTTCAGAATATGTAAGCTATACCGTAACACTCCGTGCAAAACTGAAAGGCAAGCTGCCCATTGCATCGGCTGTTGTAAGAGCAAAAGGTAAACTGCTTACATCAGCACCATTTGTGATTGTTGTAATTGATGCTGCAACTACTGACCAGGCATCAACTTCACAGGAGGAAGAAAAACCGGATTATTATTTAATGCCCGGTGAAAATGTAAAAGATAAGGTTGCAAAAAACCTGTTTATACGTGCAACAATTGATAAACATACCTGCTATGTGGGTCAACCTATCCTTGCTACCTTCAAATTATTTACCCGCCTCGACAGTGAGTCAAAAGTTTTAAAGCGTCCTTCACTAAATGGTTTTTCTGTAATTGATCTGGAACAGCCGGAAGCAGGGATTTTTTCAAAAGAAATGGTGAATGGGAAATTGTTCAACTGTTACCTCATCCGAAAAGTACAGCTGTTTCCATTGCAATCAGGATTGCTCATCATTGAACCGGTGGAGATTGAGAACATTGTGCGGATGATCAAAGTAAAAACCAGGAACAGCAAAGAAACCAGCAGCTGGCTCGATGCTATGATGGAAAAAATGAAAGACAGTGAAATCAGCAGTGATGATATTATCCAGGAAAAACTGACATTGAAAAGTGATGAACTGAAAGTAAATGTGCTGGAACTTCCTGAAAAAGATAAACCTGAAACGTTTAACGGTGCAGTGGGAAAATTTACAATGGAAGCAGGTTTGCTGAAGAATGAAATTGCAGCGAATGATAATGCAACTCTCCGTATTATCATTAAAGGAAGCGGAAATATTCCAATGATAACTGTACCGACAGTCAACTGGCCTGCAGGTGTTGATTCCTTTGAAGCAAAGCTGAATGAAGAGATTGACAAAACAACATCACCCATCAGCGGAACAAAAACATTTGATATTCCGTTTTCAGTTTCAAAAAGGGGGTTGATTCAAATACCCGCTGTCAGGTTTTCTTATTTTGATGAAAAAACAAAATCGTACGAAACAATCACTACAGATACTTTACAACTGAATGTAACTGCAGCAGTAAAACAGAAGGTTATTGTCAATACAAATGATCCTGTTACAGCAAAGGAAGAAACCGGTATGGATTTATGGCTGGCAGGTGCAGGTGGCTTTGTTTTATTAGCAGGTGGCATTTTCTTTTTTGTTACAAGAAAGAAAAAAGAGGTGAAAGAATTTGCTGCTGTTATTGAAAAGGAAGTGGAGGTAAAACCAAGGATGACTGTTGCTGAATTTTTACAACCCGCTGTTTATGTACAGGATGGATTGCATCATAAACAGTTTTATACCTTGCTGATGGAAGGGGTTCGGCAATTTTTTAATGACAGGTTAAGCCTTCAATTGAACAGCAATGGCAATTCACATATCATTGAAGCTTTAAAACAAAAGCACTGTACTGATCTTGCCGAACAATTTCAGCAAATTATATCCGGTTGTGAAATGGTTGTGTTCAGCGGTGTTGTCATGAATGATTCAAAAGATCAGTTACTGCAACAGGCAGTTGAATTAATGACTGAAGCTGACAGAAGAATTTGA
- a CDS encoding SDR family oxidoreductase: MNIIITGASRGIGKAIAEVFASHGHTLYLCSKNEAALYKTVEELLNKYPGTKIKAKARDLSRKEEVENFGQWLLDNGMAIDVLVNNAGNFLPGSVHNEEAGMLEEMIAVNLYSAYHLTRKLLPTMMKQSVAAGSRGHIFNMCSVASLGAYENGGSYSISKFALNGFSQNLREEMKAHHIKVTAVFPGAVMTDSWGDYDNTSNRIMQANDIAKMIYAAAQLSPQACVEEILIRPQLGDL; this comes from the coding sequence ATGAACATTATCATTACCGGTGCTTCCCGTGGAATTGGCAAAGCCATTGCTGAAGTATTTGCTTCTCACGGGCATACATTATACCTGTGTTCAAAGAATGAAGCTGCTTTATATAAAACTGTGGAGGAATTGCTGAATAAATATCCCGGTACAAAAATTAAAGCCAAAGCAAGAGACCTGAGCAGGAAAGAAGAAGTGGAAAATTTCGGGCAATGGTTACTTGATAACGGTATGGCTATTGATGTGCTGGTGAATAATGCAGGAAACTTTTTACCCGGCAGTGTACATAATGAAGAAGCAGGTATGCTGGAAGAAATGATTGCAGTGAATTTATACAGTGCTTATCATCTTACTAGAAAATTATTGCCAACGATGATGAAGCAAAGTGTTGCAGCGGGTTCCCGTGGACATATTTTTAACATGTGCTCTGTGGCTTCCTTAGGTGCTTATGAAAATGGAGGTTCTTACAGCATCAGCAAATTTGCATTGAACGGGTTCAGTCAGAATTTGCGTGAAGAAATGAAAGCTCATCATATTAAAGTGACAGCGGTTTTCCCCGGTGCTGTAATGACTGATTCATGGGGCGATTATGATAATACATCCAACCGGATTATGCAAGCCAACGATATTGCTAAAATGATCTATGCAGCTGCACAGCTTTCGCCACAGGCTTGCGTGGAAGAAATTCTCATCAGGCCGCAACTGGGCGATTTGTAA
- a CDS encoding noncanonical pyrimidine nucleotidase, YjjG family has protein sequence MKYRHLFFDLDHTLWDFDANAMETLANVYKDLQLEAAGVVDFELFCKQYLHHNAILWDKYHHGLISSDDLKWKRMSRTLLEFKIGNEELSKKMSEYFLEILPTKKILFPYTHEILQHLKQKEYRLHLITNGFEKTQWRKLDNSQLGKYFEEVITSETSNSVKPNKEIFEYALKVTGASLNESIMIGDNLDADIKGAMNAGMDAIFVNHLKVETDVKPTYIIYHLQELEQIF, from the coding sequence ATGAAATACCGCCATCTCTTCTTTGATCTGGATCACACACTCTGGGATTTCGATGCCAATGCCATGGAAACCCTGGCAAATGTTTATAAAGATTTACAACTGGAAGCAGCAGGTGTGGTTGACTTTGAACTTTTCTGCAAACAATATCTGCACCATAATGCAATTCTTTGGGATAAGTATCATCATGGCCTTATCAGCAGCGATGATCTCAAATGGAAACGCATGAGCCGCACCTTACTTGAATTCAAGATCGGTAATGAAGAGTTATCAAAGAAAATGAGCGAATATTTTTTAGAAATCCTCCCCACAAAAAAAATACTCTTCCCCTACACACATGAAATTCTGCAGCATCTTAAACAAAAAGAATACAGGCTGCATCTTATCACGAATGGTTTTGAAAAAACACAATGGCGAAAATTAGACAACAGTCAGCTGGGCAAATATTTTGAGGAAGTAATTACCAGCGAAACCAGCAACAGCGTAAAACCCAACAAAGAAATTTTTGAATACGCCTTAAAAGTAACAGGTGCATCATTGAACGAAAGTATCATGATCGGCGACAACCTTGATGCTGATATTAAAGGTGCCATGAATGCAGGGATGGATGCAATCTTTGTAAATCATTTAAAAGTGGAAACTGATGTAAAACCAACTTACATTATTTACCACCTGCAGGAACTGGAGCAGATTTTCTAA
- a CDS encoding YHS domain-containing protein: MIRNSLIAFLASFLLFSCAEKTEKKEAAEPMHEHSTTATTEKNLYKDVVFDSKKDFVCGMPISAGVSDTSHYKDKVYGFCSKECKDEFVKSPGNYITAK, translated from the coding sequence ATGATCAGAAACAGTTTAATCGCCTTCCTTGCATCTTTTCTGCTGTTTTCCTGTGCAGAAAAAACTGAGAAAAAAGAAGCAGCTGAACCAATGCATGAGCACAGTACAACTGCCACAACTGAAAAAAATCTGTATAAAGATGTGGTATTTGATTCAAAGAAAGATTTTGTCTGCGGTATGCCCATTTCAGCAGGAGTTTCAGACACGTCACATTATAAAGACAAAGTGTATGGCTTTTGCAGCAAGGAATGCAAGGATGAATTTGTAAAAAGTCCAGGTAACTATATTACTGCAAAATAA
- a CDS encoding phosphatidylserine decarboxylase family protein, translated as MTIHREGFKSISIAAVLFVLINLLVFNFLSATMPILSWLIFAVTLFFLLFIISFFRIPKRVTAKNEHAIYSPCDGKVVVIEEITDVEYFKDKRIQLSVFMSPANVHVNVNPIAGEVNYSQYHKGKYLVAWDPKSSTENERHSVVLSNDRIVILVKQIAGAVAKRIVNYLQPGQKVEQGGELGFIKFGSRVDLVLPPGTKIKVKLNEKVQAGITVLAEY; from the coding sequence ATGACTATTCACAGAGAAGGATTTAAAAGCATTTCTATAGCAGCCGTTTTGTTTGTGCTAATCAATTTACTGGTGTTTAATTTTTTAAGTGCCACCATGCCCATTCTTTCCTGGCTCATTTTTGCTGTTACCTTATTCTTCCTGTTGTTCATTATTTCTTTCTTCCGTATTCCCAAACGTGTTACAGCAAAAAATGAACATGCAATCTACAGCCCCTGCGATGGTAAAGTGGTGGTGATTGAAGAAATTACCGATGTAGAATATTTTAAAGACAAGCGAATTCAGTTAAGTGTATTCATGAGCCCGGCCAATGTGCATGTGAATGTGAATCCTATTGCAGGTGAAGTAAATTATTCGCAATACCACAAGGGGAAATATTTAGTGGCATGGGATCCCAAATCTTCTACAGAAAATGAGCGCCACAGTGTAGTGCTGAGTAATGACCGTATTGTTATTTTGGTGAAACAAATTGCAGGTGCTGTTGCCAAACGCATTGTGAATTATCTGCAACCCGGACAAAAAGTAGAGCAGGGCGGAGAATTGGGCTTTATTAAATTCGGTTCACGGGTTGACCTTGTATTACCTCCGGGAACAAAGATCAAGGTAAAGCTGAATGAAAAAGTGCAGGCAGGGATTACGGTGCTGGCGGAGTATTAA
- a CDS encoding phosphatidate cytidylyltransferase, whose amino-acid sequence MAFNWQTFRTRALTAILFAAIMLIGLLWNQWSFLVLFSIIHFGCWFEYQKLVGLIDPGYKTINPFHKYGVMIGGYGLMLFFTDNWYLTETVSLHSIGWVLALIALFTIPLTELLFSKNIVLKNMAHSFFGLVYISLSWALLLNIRSGAMWLPHNGDDTFTNISTLLAKISGYVVPLIIIGSIWVNDTMAYIVGSLIGKTPLSAISPKKTWEGTIGGIILAVVAMGLLGHWIQPYSAAIWASIAAIASITGTVGDLLESKLKRLANVKDSGNFMPGHGGFLDRFDSLLLATPFVWLFLKIIE is encoded by the coding sequence ATGGCATTTAACTGGCAAACATTTCGAACCCGTGCATTAACTGCAATTTTATTTGCAGCCATTATGCTCATTGGTTTGTTATGGAACCAATGGAGTTTTCTTGTGCTGTTCAGCATTATTCATTTCGGCTGCTGGTTTGAATACCAGAAATTAGTTGGCCTCATTGATCCCGGCTATAAAACAATCAACCCATTTCATAAGTATGGTGTAATGATTGGTGGTTATGGTTTGATGTTATTTTTTACAGATAACTGGTATTTAACTGAAACAGTTTCGCTTCATTCAATTGGCTGGGTGCTGGCATTGATTGCCCTTTTCACTATTCCCCTCACAGAATTATTGTTTTCAAAAAACATTGTGTTGAAGAATATGGCCCATTCTTTTTTTGGGCTCGTTTATATTTCATTAAGCTGGGCTTTATTACTCAACATCCGCAGCGGTGCAATGTGGCTACCGCATAATGGCGATGATACATTTACCAATATTTCAACATTACTGGCAAAGATCAGCGGCTATGTTGTTCCGTTGATCATTATTGGTTCCATTTGGGTGAATGATACCATGGCATATATTGTTGGATCGTTGATTGGTAAAACACCTTTAAGCGCCATCTCTCCCAAAAAAACATGGGAGGGAACTATTGGCGGCATTATTTTAGCCGTTGTAGCGATGGGCTTATTGGGTCATTGGATTCAGCCATACTCTGCAGCGATCTGGGCAAGCATTGCAGCTATTGCTTCTATAACAGGAACCGTTGGAGATTTGCTGGAAAGCAAATTAAAACGACTGGCCAATGTAAAAGACAGTGGAAATTTTATGCCCGGTCACGGTGGATTTTTAGATCGTTTTGATTCGCTCTTACTGGCAACTCCCTTTGTGTGGTTGTTCTTAAAAATAATTGAATAA
- a CDS encoding CPBP family intramembrane metalloprotease — MYENQYQRKFEPGVEFLILIGIWVASFVIGSVASIPIWIIMTGKSIFSMQKEMFDAANINALKVIQVVSTIIIFFIPAVVTARIVSVKPFERLGFRKGVKFNRAVAAILIMLCALPLVGFLAEINKAIPITASLKKMFDTMESQYAEQVKLMATFKTPVDYIVALFIIAFMPAVVEEVFFRGAMQSIIMRWFKIPWLVIFITGLIFSAIHFSWYGFIPRLALGMILGYIFYYTGNLWYSIIAHFFNNALMISILYWQYTKEKKIDMEVGESAPWWAGIISAGIVIGLFIVLKKLSATKTEPDSIAEEPVSRPPDYLS, encoded by the coding sequence ATGTACGAAAATCAATATCAGCGCAAATTTGAGCCCGGAGTAGAGTTCCTGATCCTCATTGGAATATGGGTCGCCAGTTTTGTGATCGGCAGTGTAGCATCGATCCCTATCTGGATCATTATGACGGGCAAATCGATTTTTTCGATGCAGAAAGAGATGTTTGATGCGGCCAATATCAATGCACTGAAAGTGATCCAGGTTGTTTCAACCATTATTATCTTTTTTATTCCGGCTGTTGTTACAGCAAGGATTGTATCAGTAAAACCATTTGAACGTTTAGGATTTCGTAAAGGAGTAAAGTTTAACCGGGCAGTTGCAGCCATACTGATCATGCTGTGTGCTTTGCCATTAGTTGGATTCTTAGCTGAAATCAACAAAGCCATTCCAATTACAGCGAGCCTGAAGAAAATGTTTGATACTATGGAATCGCAGTATGCAGAGCAGGTAAAACTGATGGCAACATTCAAAACGCCGGTTGATTATATCGTTGCACTGTTCATTATAGCTTTTATGCCTGCTGTTGTAGAAGAAGTATTTTTTCGTGGGGCAATGCAGAGTATCATTATGCGCTGGTTTAAAATTCCCTGGTTAGTTATTTTTATCACAGGACTTATTTTCAGCGCCATTCATTTTTCCTGGTATGGATTTATTCCCCGTCTGGCTTTGGGAATGATACTTGGCTATATTTTTTATTATACAGGTAATTTATGGTACAGCATTATTGCACATTTTTTTAATAATGCGTTGATGATTTCTATTCTTTACTGGCAGTATACCAAGGAGAAAAAGATTGATATGGAAGTGGGCGAAAGTGCACCATGGTGGGCAGGAATTATCAGCGCAGGAATCGTAATCGGGTTGTTTATTGTTTTGAAAAAACTATCTGCAACAAAAACAGAACCGGATAGTATTGCTGAAGAACCTGTAAGCAGACCACCTGATTATCTTTCTTAA